The genomic DNA ACGTTCGATGGCATCGACGAGGCGTTCGGCCGCGGCCACGCCGATCGACCCGGCGAGGAAGCGGAATTCGCCGGCGATCACGGCCACGCGACGGCCGGCGATGGTGCCTTCGCCGGTGATGATGGATTCGTCGACTCCGGACTTCTGCGCCGCGGCTTCGAGTTCAGCAGCATAGGCGTCAGAGATCCCGCCGGCGGCTGGACGGGAGTGGTGTCCCAGGACAGATAGGATCCTTCGTCGAGGACGATGTCGACGAGCTCGAGTGCGTTGAGACGCGTCATGGCGTTTCCGTTCAGTTTCCGTCGGCGAGCCACGCCACGATGGATTCCGCGTCTTCGTCGAGCAGCGGCGGGGCATCGTGAGCGGTGCGGGTGGTTTCGACCTCACCGGAGGAATCGGAGTCGAAGAAGCGCAGCGGCGGTCCGGGCAGGTCGATGTCGCCGAGCACGGGGTGGTCGACCGAGACCTTGAGTCCCTGGCTGAGTGCCTGCTCCCACTGGTAGACCTCGGGCAGGGTGCGCACCGTGCCGGACGGGATTCCCGCCTCGGTGAGCCTGTTCAGCAGATCGGCTGCGTCGTAGGCGGAGAAGCGGTCTTCGATGAGTTCGATGACGGCGGCCCGGTTGTCCACGCGCTCGGAGTTGACGGCCATGCCCTCGGCGGCGGGATCGATGTCGAAGGCAGTGCAGAACTTCTGCCACAGGTTCTCGTTGCCCACGGAGATCTGCACGGCGCCGTCGCGGCAGTTGAAGAGTCCGTAGGGCGACAGCGACGGGTGGTGGTTGCCGCCGGGCTGCGGTTCCTGACCGGCGACCGTGGCCCGGGTGCCCTGGAAGGCGTGGACGCCGACCATTCCCGCGATGAGCGAGGTGCGCACGACCTTGCCCTTGCCGGTGCGTTCGCGTTCGAGCAGGGCCGCCAGCACGCCGTATGAGCCGTAGATTCCGGCCAGCAGGTCAGCGATCGGCACGCCCACGCGCTGCATATCATCGGGTCCCGAGCCGGTCAGCGACATCAGCCCGGCTTCGCCCTGGGCGATCTGGTCATAGCCGGCGCGGGAGGCTTCCGGACCGTCGTGGCCGAATCCGGTGATGGACAGGATGACCAGGCGCGGGTTGATCTCCATGCAGCGGGCGGTGGAGAAGCCGAGTCGGTCGAGGACACCGGAGCGGAAGTTCTCGATGAGAACATCGGCGCGTGCGATGAGTCCGGTCAGGGTGTCCTTGCCCGTGTCGGATTTGAGGTCGAGGGCGATGGATTCCTTGTTGCGGTTGCACGAGAAGAAGTAGGTGGCCTGAGGATTGTCCGCAGGCCCGACGAAGGGAGGTCCCCACGACCGCGAATCATCGCCCTTGCCGGGGTTCTCGACCTTGATCACCCGCGCGCCGAGATCGCCGAACA from Brevibacterium sp. JSBI002 includes the following:
- a CDS encoding CaiB/BaiF CoA transferase family protein is translated as MANETPEAGPLTGYTVVDLSRALAGPHAGMMFGDLGARVIKVENPGKGDDSRSWGPPFVGPADNPQATYFFSCNRNKESIALDLKSDTGKDTLTGLIARADVLIENFRSGVLDRLGFSTARCMEINPRLVILSITGFGHDGPEASRAGYDQIAQGEAGLMSLTGSGPDDMQRVGVPIADLLAGIYGSYGVLAALLERERTGKGKVVRTSLIAGMVGVHAFQGTRATVAGQEPQPGGNHHPSLSPYGLFNCRDGAVQISVGNENLWQKFCTAFDIDPAAEGMAVNSERVDNRAAVIELIEDRFSAYDAADLLNRLTEAGIPSGTVRTLPEVYQWEQALSQGLKVSVDHPVLGDIDLPGPPLRFFDSDSSGEVETTRTAHDAPPLLDEDAESIVAWLADGN